One segment of Deinococcus metalli DNA contains the following:
- a CDS encoding heme lyase CcmF/NrfE family subunit translates to MLNLISFTASPLGALGQLALLAALAFTLAGLGLAVVGGVRPDARVTEAARRSTWAVFALVTLACVILMAALLKDDFSVRYVAEHSMRASPLWVKITSLWGALAGSILLWAWLLAGYAFIMSLTLRRDALRPWALGAMFVSLLFFVGVCASVASPFTPLATVPADGLGPNPALQNHWMMAVHPVLLYLGFVGLSVPFAYAVAALVTGRLSDHWVTVTRRWTLVAWTFLTAAIVAGGWWSYETLGWGGYWAWDPVENASFIPWLLTTAFLHSVQIQERRGLMRSWNVWLIVLAYSSTVLGTFLNRSGIVQSVHAFAGGPVGPVFLGFLALLLVSGIALAAWRAPKLRDDAELPEPVSREGAFLAGNWIFLVFAFMVLLGTLFPTFVEAWQGRRDASVGPAFYNAFAIPLGLGLLLLMGVGPLLPWRRADGQTLWRALRPLLIAGLGAALLALVFGVRSPAVLATVGLAAYNLLGLGLLTARAARQSSLGQTVRLNPRRYGAYLAHVGLVVVALGLAFSGTYRAEAQATLNVNAAPTALLHERVQVQDVRREALPFGTSTVASVLIDGRPFRARLNTYTQAGNTAFPAPAVRYSALGDTYLVLTALDQSATPKWVSVHLIESPLVSWIWWGTVIICVGAGLTLVPPGRVAPRAVPAGLAPATD, encoded by the coding sequence ATGCTGAACCTGATCTCGTTCACGGCCAGCCCGCTGGGGGCGCTGGGGCAGCTCGCGCTGCTGGCAGCGCTGGCCTTCACGCTGGCGGGCCTGGGGCTGGCGGTGGTGGGCGGCGTGCGCCCGGACGCGCGCGTGACCGAGGCCGCCCGGCGCTCCACGTGGGCGGTCTTCGCACTGGTCACGCTGGCATGCGTGATCCTGATGGCCGCGCTGCTGAAAGACGACTTCAGCGTGCGCTACGTGGCCGAGCACTCCATGCGCGCCTCGCCCTTGTGGGTGAAGATCACCAGTCTGTGGGGCGCGCTGGCAGGCAGCATCCTGCTATGGGCGTGGCTGCTGGCCGGGTACGCGTTCATCATGAGCCTGACGCTGCGGCGCGACGCGCTGCGGCCGTGGGCGCTGGGCGCGATGTTCGTGAGCCTGCTGTTCTTCGTGGGCGTGTGCGCCAGCGTGGCGTCGCCGTTCACGCCGCTGGCCACCGTACCGGCCGACGGCCTGGGGCCGAACCCGGCCCTCCAGAACCACTGGATGATGGCCGTGCACCCGGTGCTGCTGTACCTGGGCTTCGTGGGCCTGAGCGTGCCCTTCGCCTACGCGGTGGCCGCGCTGGTCACCGGCCGGCTCAGCGACCACTGGGTCACGGTCACCCGCCGCTGGACGCTGGTCGCGTGGACCTTCCTGACCGCCGCCATTGTGGCCGGCGGATGGTGGAGCTACGAGACGCTCGGCTGGGGCGGTTACTGGGCCTGGGACCCGGTCGAGAACGCCAGTTTCATTCCGTGGCTGCTGACCACCGCCTTCCTGCATTCCGTGCAGATCCAGGAACGCCGCGGCCTGATGCGCTCGTGGAACGTGTGGCTGATCGTGCTGGCGTACTCCAGCACCGTGCTGGGCACCTTCCTGAACCGCAGCGGCATCGTGCAGAGCGTGCACGCCTTCGCGGGCGGGCCGGTCGGGCCAGTGTTCCTGGGCTTCCTGGCGCTGCTGCTGGTCTCCGGGATCGCGCTCGCCGCGTGGCGCGCCCCGAAACTGCGCGACGACGCGGAGCTGCCGGAACCCGTCAGCCGTGAGGGCGCGTTCCTGGCCGGCAACTGGATCTTTCTGGTGTTCGCGTTCATGGTGCTGCTCGGCACGCTGTTCCCCACCTTCGTGGAGGCGTGGCAGGGCCGGCGCGACGCGTCGGTCGGCCCGGCGTTCTACAACGCCTTCGCCATTCCGCTGGGCCTGGGCCTGCTGCTGCTGATGGGCGTGGGACCCCTGCTGCCGTGGCGCCGCGCCGACGGCCAGACGCTGTGGCGGGCGCTGCGGCCCCTGCTGATCGCCGGGCTGGGCGCGGCGCTGCTCGCCTTGGTGTTCGGCGTCCGCAGCCCGGCGGTGCTCGCCACGGTGGGGCTGGCCGCGTACAACCTGCTGGGCCTGGGCCTGCTGACCGCCCGCGCCGCGCGGCAGAGCAGCCTGGGCCAGACCGTGCGGCTCAACCCGCGCCGCTACGGCGCGTACCTCGCGCACGTGGGGCTGGTCGTGGTGGCGCTGGGGCTGGCGTTCAGCGGCACGTACCGCGCCGAGGCGCAGGCGACCCTGAACGTGAACGCCGCGCCCACGGCGCTGCTGCACGAACGCGTGCAGGTGCAGGACGTCCGGCGCGAGGCGCTGCCGTTCGGTACCAGCACGGTCGCCAGCGTGCTGATCGACGGCCGTCCCTTCCGCGCCCGCCTGAACACCTACACGCAGGCCGGAAACACCGCCTTCCCCGCCCCGGCCGTGCGTTACTCGGCACTGGGCGACACCTACCTGGTCCTGACCGCGCTGGACCAGAGCGCCACTCCGAAGTGGGTCAGCGTGCACCTGATCGAGAGTCCGTTGGTGTCGTGGATCTGGTGGGGCACCGTGATCATCTGCGTGGGCGCCGGCCTGACGCTGGTGCCGCCGGGCCGCGTGGCCCCGCGCGCCGTGCCCGCGGGCCTCGCCCCCGCCACCGACTGA
- the ccmE gene encoding cytochrome c maturation protein CcmE, producing MTTTPPPTLTPLPQARRRRRSPLPVVLGVVALIGVVAFIAFGNLGKSLEYFVTPTEYVQQRAELQGRPLRIGGLVRGVKYDPQTLQLAFTVTDGGASFPVQYRGAVSDLFKENQGVVVRGTFQGSTFHATELIVKHSEEYNVPKTQADMDQLLRQSQ from the coding sequence GTGACCACGACCCCCCCGCCCACCCTGACCCCGCTGCCGCAGGCGAGGAGGCGCCGGCGCTCGCCGCTGCCAGTGGTGCTGGGCGTGGTGGCGTTGATCGGGGTCGTGGCCTTCATCGCCTTCGGAAACCTGGGCAAGAGCCTGGAGTACTTCGTGACGCCCACCGAGTACGTGCAGCAGCGCGCCGAACTCCAGGGCCGCCCGCTGCGCATCGGGGGGCTGGTGCGCGGCGTGAAGTACGACCCGCAGACGCTGCAACTGGCCTTCACGGTCACGGACGGCGGGGCGAGCTTCCCCGTGCAGTACCGCGGCGCCGTGAGCGACCTGTTCAAGGAAAACCAGGGGGTGGTGGTGCGCGGCACGTTCCAGGGCAGCACCTTCCACGCCACGGAGCTCATCGTGAAGCACTCCGAGGAATACAACGTGCCGAAGACGCAGGCGGACATGGACCAGCTGCTGCGGCAAAGCCAGTGA
- the ccsA gene encoding cytochrome c biogenesis protein CcsA encodes MQRDLTTTLLGAATLLTLLIAAGLGLSAPLDINQGSLVRLMFVHVPSAWLSYLAYGGTGLFGLLYLIRRDRRWDRLAMSSAEIGVLFTVVTIVGGMLWAKPTWGTYWVWDARLTTTALSLVVYGAYLLIRTMIDDPERRARVSAVVGLVGTLYVPINYMAVEWWRGVHQTQTLKLLGKVRFDAAPVYGWVLLMATVAFTLLYVYLLRVRAILAAREDAREDLEMQAETPLGVARG; translated from the coding sequence ATGCAAAGAGACCTCACGACAACGCTGCTGGGCGCGGCCACGCTGCTCACGCTGCTGATCGCGGCCGGGCTGGGCCTGAGCGCGCCGCTCGACATCAACCAGGGCTCGCTGGTGCGCCTGATGTTCGTGCACGTGCCCAGCGCGTGGCTGAGTTACCTCGCGTACGGCGGCACCGGCCTGTTCGGACTGCTGTACCTGATCCGCCGTGACCGCCGCTGGGACCGCCTGGCGATGAGCAGCGCCGAGATCGGGGTGCTGTTCACGGTGGTGACCATCGTCGGCGGCATGCTGTGGGCCAAGCCCACGTGGGGCACGTACTGGGTGTGGGACGCCAGACTGACGACCACGGCGCTGAGCCTGGTGGTGTACGGCGCGTACCTGCTGATCCGCACCATGATCGACGACCCGGAGCGCCGCGCGCGCGTGTCGGCGGTGGTGGGGCTGGTGGGCACGTTGTACGTGCCGATCAACTACATGGCAGTCGAGTGGTGGCGCGGCGTGCACCAGACCCAGACCCTCAAGCTGCTGGGCAAGGTGCGCTTCGACGCCGCCCCGGTGTACGGCTGGGTGCTGCTGATGGCGACCGTGGCGTTCACGCTGCTGTACGTGTACCTGCTGCGCGTGCGGGCCATCCTGGCCGCGCGCGAGGACGCCCGCGAGGACCTGGAGATGCAGGCCGAGACGCCGCTGGGGGTGGCCCGTGGATAA
- a CDS encoding S8 family serine peptidase, whose amino-acid sequence MKNASTLPTVIGLGLTVLLAACGQTATDVQHTTLGAQATTQTACQALYAGGSAGVQVDSSLRYGQVGTLILSFADDVSKGRAITWMDATLPVDPGRGLGVFSSLPMIAVKTVVTPDLIESLKANLPGLQSIYQDAPLQYKLAESVKFIGADTARDTYNVSGKGIGVGIIDSGVDGTHPDFSTALKKNVKIVGPLTDTPAGGYLYVDLPNTDTSSGHGTHVASTIGGSGAASAGSARMRRGVAPGASIVGVGSGEGLSILYALQGFDYLMKPEVRETYNVRVISNSWGTTGEFAPYNPISLAAKRAYDAGMVVVFAAGNEGPDANTLNPYSASPCVISVAAGDKTGYLADFSSRGRPGDALVHPDVTAPGVDISAARSLTGVAATTVPDTDNPRYATISGTSMATPHISGVVALMLEANPRLTLDGVLSIFKKTSRAMYYAASATNGFDPAQVVVKKREEWEVGFGYVNADAAVREAARLNPSRTTVTTSPLASWSGNVSTSACAPVADCVATARDEHVLSVPAGASALRVLTDWGNPAYDLDLYVYNPAGQLVGSSAQGTSASEAVSIPNPVAGQWKVVLQGFLNAPTAYTGTAQTDKVTTVK is encoded by the coding sequence ATGAAGAACGCGTCCACACTGCCAACCGTGATCGGCCTGGGTCTCACCGTCCTCCTCGCTGCCTGTGGTCAGACGGCCACCGACGTTCAGCACACCACCCTGGGCGCGCAGGCCACCACCCAGACCGCGTGCCAGGCGCTCTACGCCGGCGGCAGTGCGGGCGTGCAGGTGGACAGCAGCCTGCGCTACGGCCAGGTGGGCACGCTGATCCTGTCCTTCGCAGACGATGTCAGCAAGGGCCGCGCGATCACGTGGATGGACGCCACCCTGCCGGTCGATCCCGGCCGGGGCCTGGGCGTCTTCAGCAGCCTGCCGATGATCGCCGTGAAGACGGTGGTCACGCCCGACCTGATCGAATCGCTGAAGGCGAACCTGCCGGGCCTGCAGTCCATCTACCAGGACGCGCCGCTGCAGTACAAGCTGGCCGAGAGCGTGAAGTTCATCGGCGCCGACACCGCCCGCGACACCTACAACGTCAGCGGCAAGGGCATCGGCGTGGGCATCATCGACTCGGGGGTGGACGGCACCCACCCGGACTTCTCGACCGCCCTGAAGAAGAACGTCAAGATCGTCGGGCCGCTGACCGACACGCCGGCCGGCGGCTACCTGTACGTGGACCTGCCGAACACCGACACCAGCAGCGGACACGGCACCCACGTCGCCAGCACCATCGGCGGGTCAGGCGCCGCCTCGGCCGGCAGCGCCCGCATGCGCCGGGGCGTGGCGCCCGGCGCGTCGATCGTCGGGGTGGGCAGCGGCGAGGGGCTGAGCATCCTGTACGCGCTGCAGGGCTTCGATTACCTAATGAAACCCGAGGTGCGCGAGACCTACAACGTCCGCGTGATCAGCAACTCGTGGGGCACCACCGGCGAGTTCGCGCCGTACAACCCGATCAGTCTGGCGGCCAAACGCGCCTACGACGCGGGCATGGTCGTGGTGTTCGCCGCCGGCAACGAGGGCCCGGACGCCAACACCCTGAACCCGTACTCGGCCAGCCCGTGCGTGATCTCGGTCGCGGCCGGCGACAAGACCGGGTACCTCGCGGACTTCTCCAGCCGGGGCCGCCCCGGCGACGCGCTGGTGCACCCAGACGTGACCGCGCCGGGCGTGGACATCAGCGCTGCCCGCTCCCTGACCGGCGTGGCCGCCACCACCGTGCCCGACACCGACAACCCGCGCTACGCGACCATCAGCGGGACCAGCATGGCCACCCCGCACATCAGCGGCGTCGTCGCCCTGATGCTGGAGGCCAACCCGCGCCTGACGCTGGACGGCGTCCTGAGCATCTTCAAGAAGACCAGCCGCGCGATGTACTACGCCGCGAGCGCCACCAACGGCTTCGATCCCGCCCAGGTGGTCGTGAAGAAGCGCGAGGAGTGGGAGGTCGGCTTCGGCTACGTGAACGCCGACGCGGCGGTGCGCGAGGCGGCCCGCCTGAACCCCAGCCGCACCACCGTGACCACGTCGCCCCTCGCGTCGTGGAGCGGTAACGTCAGCACCTCCGCGTGCGCCCCGGTGGCGGACTGCGTGGCCACCGCCAGGGACGAGCACGTCCTGAGCGTGCCGGCCGGCGCGAGCGCCCTGCGCGTGCTGACCGACTGGGGCAACCCCGCGTACGACCTCGACCTGTACGTGTACAACCCGGCCGGGCAGCTGGTGGGCTCCAGCGCCCAGGGCACCAGCGCCAGCGAGGCCGTGAGCATTCCCAACCCGGTGGCCGGGCAGTGGAAGGTCGTGCTCCAGGGCTTCCTGAACGCCCCCACCGCGTATACCGGCACCGCCCAGACCGACAAAGTGACGACCGTCAAGTAA
- a CDS encoding tetratricopeptide repeat protein — MLPVPRALLERLLISRAVVAPVERGALHTELTAWAHAQGWTVTTELPEPGSHRWLWLPTSRRALEQLCAAGPDVLILDGADTLLGPEDWAAALPALSPDQQRTTHRAAGGWPGALPVARALGRAGPDAARHPVTAVLLGDLLPPAPLRSAATRLAVSTLITPAVADALDVPPESLDALSDGGWLWPAPSGWAYPALLRAVLCPLPEPAAARRAAHALHGAAHDDAALDTLAGAEVWDTYVDLLARSARAGHGEAALRARWEPLPARWRDEPAARYLAGLLARAAGDLREADRLYSLALPELSGPVHAQASNARGVVRAMRGDVDGALTDFEAAGAARGLAAGEASQNRATLLIQLGRHAEAQSSLNAAVSAFRSAGDRHREAHSLETLGTLHFGRGLLHEALPAYRKALDLFLPDQASQAALVHLNLAESLAPLGELAQAHAHLQEAAALPGTLDDPRTAGWWRRARASLALHAADPAQALTELGQVDTGDRSLRAETALLTARAWRELGQPDAARAALAGAASLGLRADLEAALLGDSPLDPVIEEARAEEARLELVTGLLGRGRPDDLGEAFDVIRAHGYLALLDTRAASPLAGLAQDAESRALFPLRVQTLGPLRFTHAGRTVQLADFPTRKSAALLVALALAEHPQSREVLAERFWPGAKNPLASLQTAVYHLRGVFGVSLVASERGLLSLQFPVHSDVSALRRALGERDLDSLSALLRPVTAPLSVLPDLPAELGEERQQAERLLHDALRLHAEAQPAGDLRRRDALRALITADPLDLEARDDLIRWHEARGEHNHAEQERRQREEARRSLHG; from the coding sequence ATGCTTCCAGTTCCGCGCGCGCTGCTTGAGCGTCTGCTCATCAGCCGGGCGGTGGTCGCGCCGGTGGAGCGCGGCGCCCTGCACACCGAACTCACCGCGTGGGCGCACGCGCAGGGCTGGACCGTGACGACGGAGCTCCCGGAGCCCGGTTCGCACCGGTGGCTGTGGCTGCCCACGTCCCGCCGCGCCCTGGAACAGCTGTGCGCCGCCGGCCCGGACGTGCTGATCCTCGACGGCGCTGACACCCTGCTCGGCCCCGAGGACTGGGCGGCGGCGCTGCCGGCCCTGAGCCCCGACCAGCAGCGGACCACCCACCGCGCGGCCGGCGGGTGGCCCGGCGCGCTGCCGGTCGCGCGGGCCCTGGGCCGCGCCGGCCCGGACGCCGCGCGCCACCCGGTGACGGCCGTGCTGCTGGGCGATCTGCTGCCCCCCGCGCCGCTGCGCTCGGCCGCCACGCGGCTGGCGGTGTCCACCCTGATCACGCCCGCCGTAGCCGACGCGCTGGACGTGCCCCCAGAGTCGCTGGACGCCCTGAGCGACGGCGGGTGGCTGTGGCCGGCGCCCTCCGGCTGGGCGTATCCGGCCCTGCTGCGCGCCGTGCTGTGTCCCCTGCCGGAGCCGGCCGCCGCGCGCCGCGCCGCCCACGCCCTGCACGGGGCCGCGCACGACGACGCCGCGCTGGACACGCTCGCCGGCGCGGAGGTATGGGACACCTACGTGGACCTGCTTGCCCGAAGCGCGCGCGCCGGCCACGGCGAGGCAGCGCTGCGGGCCCGCTGGGAGCCGCTGCCGGCGCGCTGGCGCGACGAGCCGGCCGCCCGGTACCTGGCCGGTCTGCTTGCGCGGGCGGCGGGCGACCTGCGGGAAGCCGACCGGCTGTACTCGCTGGCCCTGCCGGAACTGAGCGGTCCGGTGCACGCCCAGGCGAGCAACGCCCGCGGCGTGGTCCGCGCCATGCGCGGCGACGTGGACGGCGCGCTGACCGACTTCGAGGCGGCCGGCGCCGCCAGGGGCCTCGCGGCCGGCGAGGCCAGCCAGAACCGCGCGACCCTGCTGATCCAGCTCGGCCGGCACGCCGAGGCGCAGAGCAGCCTGAACGCGGCGGTCAGCGCGTTTCGCAGCGCCGGCGACCGTCACCGCGAGGCGCACAGCCTGGAAACGCTGGGCACCCTGCACTTCGGGCGCGGCCTGCTGCACGAGGCGCTGCCCGCGTACCGCAAGGCGCTCGACCTCTTCCTGCCGGACCAGGCGTCGCAGGCGGCGCTGGTGCACCTGAACCTCGCCGAGAGCCTGGCGCCGCTGGGTGAACTCGCGCAGGCGCACGCGCACCTCCAGGAGGCCGCCGCGCTGCCCGGCACCCTGGACGATCCGCGTACCGCCGGGTGGTGGCGCCGCGCCCGCGCGTCCCTGGCGCTGCACGCCGCCGACCCCGCTCAGGCGCTGACCGAACTCGGTCAAGTGGACACGGGTGACCGCAGCCTGCGGGCCGAGACGGCGCTGCTCACGGCGCGGGCGTGGCGCGAACTCGGTCAGCCGGACGCGGCCCGCGCCGCGCTGGCGGGCGCCGCCTCGCTGGGTCTGCGCGCCGACCTGGAAGCGGCCCTGCTGGGCGATTCTCCGCTGGACCCCGTGATCGAGGAGGCGCGCGCTGAGGAGGCCCGGCTGGAACTCGTGACCGGCCTGCTGGGCCGCGGGCGGCCGGACGACCTGGGCGAGGCCTTCGACGTGATCCGCGCGCACGGCTACCTCGCGCTGCTCGACACCCGCGCGGCGTCCCCGCTGGCTGGGCTCGCGCAGGATGCCGAGAGCCGCGCGCTGTTCCCGCTGCGGGTGCAGACGCTGGGGCCGCTGCGCTTCACGCACGCGGGCCGCACCGTGCAGCTCGCGGACTTCCCGACCCGCAAGAGCGCCGCGCTGCTGGTGGCCCTGGCGCTGGCCGAGCACCCGCAGTCGCGCGAGGTCCTCGCCGAGCGCTTCTGGCCCGGCGCGAAGAACCCGCTGGCGAGCCTCCAGACGGCCGTGTACCACCTGCGTGGCGTGTTCGGCGTGTCCCTGGTCGCCAGCGAACGCGGCCTGCTGAGCCTGCAGTTCCCCGTCCACAGCGACGTCTCGGCGCTGCGCCGCGCCCTGGGAGAACGCGACCTGGACAGCCTGAGCGCCCTGCTGCGCCCGGTGACCGCGCCCCTGAGCGTCCTGCCGGACCTGCCCGCCGAACTGGGTGAGGAACGCCAGCAGGCCGAGCGGCTGCTGCACGACGCCCTGCGCCTGCACGCCGAGGCGCAGCCCGCCGGCGACCTGCGCCGCCGCGACGCCCTGCGCGCGTTGATCACCGCCGATCCGCTGGACCTTGAGGCGCGCGACGACCTGATCCGCTGGCACGAGGCGCGCGGCGAGCACAACCACGCCGAGCAGGAACGTCGGCAGCGCGAGGAAGCCCGGCGGTCCCTGCACGGCTGA
- a CDS encoding heme exporter protein CcmB, whose product MRSGLRLAWAVAAKDLRVAGRTRDALLATAFFAGLVLLILGLALGGSDARTPAQTAAVAAGALWTALALSAAVGAQRAFAQEQEAGALEQLLLLPGPHGALYVGKLLGVLGPLLLVAALAVPTGLILFGAAGAGTAVPWPALALTTLLGVTGFAAGTTFYGSITVSLRAREALLPALAFPIVVPVVIATVKATALLLSEGWSGEVGTWLTFLTAFDVGTVILATLLFPYAAEG is encoded by the coding sequence GTGAGGAGTGGCCTGCGGCTGGCGTGGGCGGTCGCGGCCAAGGACCTGCGGGTCGCGGGCCGCACCCGCGACGCCCTGCTCGCCACGGCGTTCTTCGCGGGGCTGGTGCTGCTGATCCTGGGCCTCGCGCTGGGCGGCAGCGACGCGCGCACGCCGGCCCAGACAGCGGCAGTCGCGGCCGGAGCGCTGTGGACGGCGCTGGCGCTGTCGGCGGCGGTGGGCGCGCAGCGGGCCTTCGCACAGGAGCAGGAGGCGGGCGCGCTGGAACAGCTGCTGCTGCTGCCGGGGCCGCACGGCGCGCTGTACGTGGGCAAGCTGCTGGGCGTGCTGGGGCCGCTGCTGCTGGTCGCGGCGCTGGCGGTGCCGACCGGCCTGATCCTGTTCGGCGCGGCGGGCGCCGGAACGGCCGTGCCGTGGCCGGCGCTGGCCCTGACCACGCTGCTGGGCGTGACGGGCTTCGCGGCGGGCACGACCTTCTACGGCAGCATCACGGTCAGCCTGCGCGCGCGCGAAGCGCTGCTGCCCGCGCTGGCCTTCCCCATCGTGGTGCCGGTCGTGATCGCCACCGTGAAGGCCACGGCGCTGCTGCTCTCGGAGGGCTGGTCGGGCGAGGTGGGCACGTGGCTGACATTCCTGACCGCCTTCGACGTGGGCACAGTGATCCTGGCGACCCTGCTGTTTCCCTACGCCGCCGAGGGCTGA
- the ccmA gene encoding heme ABC exporter ATP-binding protein CcmA has protein sequence MAAGVTAADAYAVQLRDVWLRLGREPVLRGVTVDISAGEGVTLLGENGAGKTTLLRVLASALRPTRGDGRVLGYDLRDGRSVREGVHLMPVDAGLYPDLSGTENLAFALRVYGQPGDVPGALRRVGLEGAANRRVRHLSAGMRKRLALARAWLLARPLTLVDEPFANLDDGGRALVLELLGELRARGVTLVVAAHEPELSRQVAPRALRLERGVLVEA, from the coding sequence GTGGCTGCGGGTGTGACCGCCGCCGACGCCTACGCGGTGCAGTTGCGGGACGTGTGGCTGCGGCTGGGCCGGGAACCGGTCCTGCGCGGCGTGACCGTGGACATCTCCGCCGGGGAGGGCGTGACCCTGCTGGGCGAGAACGGCGCCGGCAAGACCACGCTGCTGCGCGTGCTGGCGTCCGCCCTGCGGCCCACCCGTGGGGACGGCCGGGTACTGGGCTACGACCTGCGCGACGGCCGCTCCGTCCGGGAGGGCGTCCACCTGATGCCGGTGGACGCCGGCCTGTACCCCGACCTGAGCGGCACCGAGAACCTGGCGTTCGCGCTGCGCGTGTACGGCCAGCCGGGCGACGTGCCGGGCGCGCTGCGGCGCGTGGGCCTGGAGGGTGCGGCGAACCGCCGGGTGCGGCACCTGTCTGCCGGGATGCGCAAGCGGCTGGCGCTGGCCCGCGCGTGGCTGCTGGCCCGCCCCCTGACCCTGGTGGACGAGCCCTTTGCCAACCTCGACGACGGCGGCCGCGCACTGGTGCTGGAACTGCTGGGCGAGCTGCGTGCGCGCGGCGTGACGCTGGTGGTCGCCGCGCACGAGCCGGAGTTGAGCCGGCAGGTGGCCCCCCGCGCCCTGCGGCTGGAGCGCGGCGTGCTGGTGGAGGCGTGA
- a CDS encoding cytochrome c biogenesis CcdA family protein encodes MTVPAASPTLTIAFVAGLLSFLSPCVLPLVPSYLGVIGGARAPLARALGFILGFGLVFIALGATASSLGAVLAPHKILLGRVAAVLIVFFGLVMLGVIRVPLLMRDTRALLNAGGYGPVALGAAFAFGWSPCLGPALGSILGLAASTASLASGVGLLAAYTLGLAVPFLLAALLWHRVNLRRLNRYAGVFEKVGGGVLVVVGVMMLTGQFTRLATFFYQVMPAWLRV; translated from the coding sequence ATGACCGTGCCCGCCGCCTCCCCGACGCTGACGATCGCGTTCGTGGCCGGGCTGCTGTCGTTCCTGAGTCCATGCGTGCTGCCGCTCGTTCCCAGTTACCTGGGCGTGATCGGCGGCGCGCGGGCGCCGCTGGCGCGGGCGCTGGGCTTCATCCTGGGGTTCGGGCTGGTGTTCATCGCGCTGGGCGCGACGGCCAGTTCGCTGGGCGCCGTGCTGGCGCCGCACAAGATCCTGCTGGGACGGGTGGCCGCGGTGCTGATCGTCTTTTTCGGACTGGTGATGCTGGGCGTGATCCGCGTGCCGCTGCTGATGCGCGACACCCGCGCCCTATTGAACGCCGGCGGCTACGGCCCGGTGGCGCTGGGCGCGGCCTTCGCCTTCGGGTGGAGTCCGTGCCTGGGGCCGGCGCTGGGCAGCATCCTGGGGCTGGCGGCCAGCACGGCCAGCCTGGCGAGCGGCGTGGGGCTGCTCGCGGCGTACACCCTGGGGCTGGCGGTGCCGTTCCTGCTGGCCGCGCTGCTGTGGCACCGCGTGAACCTGCGGCGCCTGAACCGCTACGCAGGCGTGTTCGAGAAGGTCGGAGGCGGCGTGCTGGTCGTGGTCGGCGTGATGATGCTGACCGGGCAGTTCACGCGGCTGGCGACCTTCTTCTATCAGGTGATGCCCGCGTGGCTGCGGGTGTGA
- a CDS encoding penicillin-binding protein, which produces MTLRRAPLLTLLLALGTMPAQARVRLGDALPAHPWVSPGREVIVVYSHDCGDLGELWRAILDSGLPVRAVNAEDIPAPAPSGVNVWRGADATTFARSLRVGTYPAVILAQGGRILNAWEGTFRGDLGLADLDGPATP; this is translated from the coding sequence ATGACCCTGAGGCGCGCTCCCCTGCTGACCCTGCTGCTGGCCCTGGGGACCATGCCGGCCCAGGCCCGCGTGCGCCTGGGTGACGCCCTGCCCGCGCACCCGTGGGTCAGCCCGGGGCGCGAGGTGATCGTGGTGTACAGCCACGACTGCGGCGACCTGGGCGAGTTGTGGCGCGCGATCCTGGACAGCGGCCTGCCGGTGCGCGCCGTGAACGCCGAGGACATCCCCGCTCCGGCGCCGTCCGGCGTGAACGTGTGGCGCGGCGCGGACGCGACCACCTTCGCCCGCTCGCTGCGGGTCGGCACGTACCCGGCGGTGATCCTGGCGCAGGGCGGACGCATCCTGAACGCGTGGGAGGGCACCTTCCGGGGCGACCTGGGCCTCGCGGACCTGGACGGCCCGGCCACGCCCTGA